One segment of Paenibacillus sp. FSL R7-0337 DNA contains the following:
- a CDS encoding Ger(x)C family spore germination protein, with protein sequence MRSLRRGIASLISLLLLLSLGLTGCWNYTEVDDMAIVAGVAIDKDEDGKLLLTVEIVDTGGAANKAQAGYKMVSLSGNTMFEIVRNMISMTGKRLFWSHAKAIIISEEAAREGLVKVIDWYSRDTETRSDVFIFISGEKTAREVLNLNSTTEAILSFELAQMMHDEKYMNIAPAVEIWDFIDKLETSGIYATAPIIHIHQKNGEKSERVAGTAVFVKDRMVGKLSGDETKTMLMIKNVLQGGVLVVDDKRGNPAYSLEIVSNQTKLKHQMVNGRLQMEIRTATKTGLDEVMTTDGFLKNETIHDIEQRAAEQLQADILTLVHKMQQQYEADIFGFGESLYEKQPKLWAELKDHWPEVFAGLEVNVKSKVTIQSSAKTSRAIRLGD encoded by the coding sequence ATGAGATCCCTGCGAAGAGGGATCGCCTCTCTGATCTCACTACTGCTGCTGTTGAGCCTGGGACTCACCGGCTGCTGGAATTATACCGAGGTGGATGATATGGCGATTGTAGCCGGGGTGGCCATTGACAAAGATGAGGATGGGAAGCTGTTGCTTACAGTAGAGATCGTAGATACTGGCGGGGCAGCCAACAAGGCTCAGGCGGGCTATAAAATGGTCAGCCTCAGCGGGAATACGATGTTTGAAATCGTCCGCAATATGATCTCTATGACCGGCAAGAGGCTATTCTGGAGTCACGCCAAGGCAATAATCATCAGTGAGGAAGCCGCCAGAGAGGGGCTGGTGAAAGTCATTGACTGGTACAGCCGGGACACGGAGACCCGTTCGGATGTGTTCATCTTCATATCAGGAGAGAAGACGGCCCGCGAGGTGCTCAATCTGAACAGTACCACAGAAGCGATTCTGTCTTTTGAATTAGCCCAGATGATGCATGACGAGAAGTATATGAACATCGCTCCGGCTGTGGAGATCTGGGATTTCATTGACAAGCTGGAGACTTCAGGGATTTATGCTACAGCCCCAATCATTCATATTCATCAGAAAAATGGTGAAAAGAGCGAAAGGGTGGCAGGCACCGCCGTATTCGTGAAGGACCGGATGGTGGGCAAACTGAGCGGCGATGAGACGAAGACGATGCTTATGATCAAAAATGTACTGCAAGGAGGGGTGCTGGTTGTGGATGATAAGCGGGGGAACCCGGCGTATTCCCTGGAGATTGTCTCCAATCAGACCAAGCTGAAGCACCAAATGGTAAATGGCAGGCTCCAGATGGAGATTCGTACGGCAACCAAGACGGGGCTGGATGAGGTGATGACCACGGACGGATTCTTAAAAAATGAGACTATTCATGATATTGAGCAACGGGCGGCTGAGCAGCTGCAGGCGGATATTCTTACGTTAGTTCATAAGATGCAGCAGCAATATGAAGCTGATATTTTTGGCTTTGGCGAGAGCCTGTACGAGAAGCAGCCCAAGCTCTGGGCGGAGCTGAAGGATCACTGGCCTGAGGTCTTTGCCGGTCTTGAAGTGAACGTCAAGTCCAAGGTGACGATACAGAGCAGTGCCAAGACATCGCGGGCCATCCGGCTGGGAGATTAA
- a CDS encoding endospore germination permease, with protein sequence MSKEIIPAGQSISIAVLFITGASLFLGTSSQSGNSSWIAQLLAILLAIPLMLIYARLHVLFPGKDLYDMLIEVFGSVLGRMLCCLYIWYALHLGALVLRNFGEFSKTVALTATPMLAPMLVIGLLCIWVVHAGIEVLGRSAKFLLLFSLIVIVVLQLLSVPKFEYHHLRPLLHTRLDLILADTAGSFTFPFAEIVVFLGAFNAIPAKGSAKRVLVSSTLIAGVIIIMITLRNLLVLGPDILSGLYFPSYVAVSRINIGDFVTRIEGSAAIVFVTALFVKVSLCLYVTCNGVAKVFKLGSYRSVVLQMGLIMIYLSDFIYSNIMEMEEFAYHIYKVYALPFEVVIPVLLWLTAELVVRKRCSRHKALPEQQPEGL encoded by the coding sequence GTGAGCAAAGAGATTATTCCGGCTGGCCAGTCGATCAGCATCGCTGTATTATTTATCACCGGCGCTTCTCTGTTCCTGGGTACCTCGTCACAGTCCGGCAACAGCAGCTGGATTGCCCAGCTCCTGGCCATACTGCTGGCGATTCCCCTCATGCTGATCTATGCGAGACTCCATGTCCTGTTTCCAGGCAAGGATCTGTATGACATGCTGATTGAAGTGTTCGGCTCCGTCCTGGGACGGATGCTCTGTTGTCTGTACATCTGGTATGCTTTACATCTTGGAGCGCTGGTGCTTCGCAATTTCGGGGAGTTCAGCAAGACCGTGGCTTTAACCGCAACTCCGATGCTCGCACCTATGCTTGTGATCGGCCTGCTCTGTATCTGGGTGGTCCACGCCGGGATCGAGGTGCTTGGAAGAAGCGCCAAATTCCTGCTGCTGTTCTCGCTGATTGTAATTGTGGTCCTACAACTACTCTCTGTACCCAAGTTTGAGTACCATCATCTGAGGCCACTGCTCCATACCAGATTAGACCTTATTCTTGCAGATACGGCTGGCTCGTTCACCTTCCCTTTTGCCGAGATTGTAGTCTTCCTGGGCGCGTTCAACGCCATCCCGGCCAAGGGCTCTGCCAAGCGGGTGCTGGTCAGCAGCACACTGATTGCAGGGGTTATCATTATTATGATTACACTGCGCAACCTGCTGGTGCTTGGCCCTGATATTCTGTCCGGTCTGTACTTCCCCTCTTACGTGGCGGTCAGCCGGATTAATATCGGTGATTTCGTTACCCGGATCGAGGGCTCGGCAGCCATTGTGTTTGTTACGGCGCTCTTCGTCAAGGTCAGTCTGTGTCTGTATGTAACCTGTAACGGGGTAGCGAAAGTATTCAAGCTGGGTAGCTACCGGTCTGTAGTGCTGCAGATGGGACTGATCATGATCTATCTGTCGGACTTCATCTATTCCAATATTATGGAAATGGAAGAGTTCGCGTATCACATCTACAAGGTATATGCCCTCCCGTTCGAAGTGGTGATTCCTGTGCTGCTGTGGCTTACAGCCGAGCTTGTTGTCCGCAAAAGGTGCAGCAGGCACAAGGCTCTTCCAGAGCAGCAGCCGGAAGGTTTATAG
- a CDS encoding alpha/beta hydrolase → MSVSSIVMSSHWGREVRHKLITQGSKVLAVVFPGQNYSAERPLLDYAGKLAREYGCDLLLLEYGYQAARVAFKREEIDIVAEECKIALASLPDYEQFLFISKSMGTIIAGKAASEPGMGEKVSHLFLTPVPESLPFIRQSRGSVIYGGSDPMFTGQHPAELSSMKQVRVYRIDDANHYLEVDSVNESLAVLLVIINFYHEFFRDSL, encoded by the coding sequence ATGAGCGTATCCAGCATTGTAATGTCCTCACATTGGGGCAGAGAGGTCAGACATAAGCTTATTACGCAAGGCTCCAAGGTGCTGGCCGTGGTGTTTCCAGGACAGAATTATTCCGCCGAGCGGCCGCTGCTGGATTATGCAGGCAAGCTGGCCCGGGAATACGGCTGTGACCTGCTGCTGCTCGAATACGGCTACCAGGCTGCCAGAGTAGCCTTCAAGCGCGAAGAGATTGATATTGTTGCCGAGGAATGCAAGATTGCGCTTGCTTCGCTTCCCGACTATGAGCAGTTCCTGTTCATCAGTAAGAGTATGGGCACGATTATTGCCGGTAAGGCGGCGTCGGAGCCCGGAATGGGCGAGAAGGTCTCGCATCTGTTCCTTACCCCTGTTCCCGAGAGCCTTCCGTTCATCCGGCAGAGCCGGGGCAGTGTGATCTACGGCGGGAGTGACCCGATGTTCACCGGGCAGCATCCTGCCGAGCTTAGCAGCATGAAGCAGGTAAGGGTATATAGAATTGACGATGCCAACCACTATCTGGAGGTGGATAGCGTCAACGAATCGCTGGCTGTGCTGCTGGTTATTATTAATTTTTATCATGAATTTTTCCGAGATTCACTATAA
- a CDS encoding antibiotic biosynthesis monooxygenase — protein sequence MITEAAMLQVKPGQTHSFEQSFREASPLIASIDGYLGHELQHCMEDDHKYLLVVRWRSLEDHTVGFRESPQYQEWKALLHHYYSPFPIVEHYTKVSLD from the coding sequence ATGATTACAGAAGCGGCAATGCTTCAGGTGAAGCCGGGACAGACCCATTCCTTCGAGCAGAGCTTCAGGGAGGCTTCCCCGCTGATTGCTTCGATTGACGGGTATTTGGGCCATGAGCTTCAGCATTGTATGGAGGATGACCACAAGTATCTGCTGGTTGTCAGATGGCGCAGCCTGGAGGATCATACCGTAGGCTTCAGGGAATCGCCCCAGTATCAGGAGTGGAAGGCGCTGCTGCATCATTATTACAGCCCTTTTCCTATAGTAGAGCATTATACGAAGGTTAGTCTGGATTAG